Proteins from a genomic interval of Streptomyces fodineus:
- a CDS encoding nuclear transport factor 2 family protein — translation MNADSRTRAAVEEHWRASERGDTEAEHAIYATDAILDYPQSGERFRGRAAISAQRGGHPADRHFTVQRITGHANLWVSECLITYDGVPSYSVSIMEFADQHVMHETQYFADPFDAPAWRAALAERMPGRTIAGA, via the coding sequence ATGAATGCTGACTCCCGGACCAGGGCCGCTGTCGAGGAGCATTGGCGGGCCTCGGAACGCGGGGACACCGAAGCCGAGCACGCCATCTACGCCACGGACGCGATCCTGGACTACCCGCAGTCAGGCGAGCGGTTCCGGGGCCGAGCGGCGATCTCGGCACAACGCGGCGGGCACCCGGCCGACCGACACTTCACCGTCCAGCGGATCACCGGCCATGCGAATCTGTGGGTGAGCGAATGCCTCATCACCTACGACGGTGTGCCTTCGTACTCGGTGAGCATCATGGAATTCGCTGACCAACACGTGATGCACGAGACGCAGTACTTCGCCGACCCCTTCGACGCGCCGGCCTGGCGGGCCGCGCTCGCGGAGCGGATGCCGGGCCGGACCATCGCCGGAGCCTGA
- a CDS encoding IS630 family transposase, with protein sequence MSRGPRAVEVVLSDEERAELLRWAGGAVAPRLAERARIVLACADGKPNTRVAAEFKVTADTVRKWRSRFAARRMAGLADEPRPGRRKSELVLSDDERAQLTRWARRAKTAQFLALRARIVLRCAEGGTNKQVAAELGVSEQSVNRWRARFVKRRLDGLVDEPRPGRPPSILLDQVEDVVVATLESAPGQDTHWSRASMAARTGLSKSTIGRIWKKFDLKPHLQDAFKLSTDPQFVAKVVDVVGLYHNPPEKAVVLCVDEKSQIQALDRSQPVLPMMPGMPERRTHDYLRHGITSLFAAFNIADGTVIGELHRRHRAVEFKKFLVTIDKAVPAGLDVHLVCDNYATHNTPEIKTWLGKHPRFHVHFTPTGSSWINQVERWFGLLTDKLIRRGVHTSVKALEEDIRAWIDSWNENPRPFTWTKTADEILKSLADYLTKLTPPATENQRET encoded by the coding sequence ATGTCTCGGGGTCCTCGTGCCGTCGAAGTTGTGCTGTCCGATGAGGAGCGCGCCGAGTTGTTGCGCTGGGCGGGCGGGGCAGTGGCGCCCCGTCTCGCCGAGCGGGCACGCATCGTCTTGGCGTGTGCGGATGGGAAGCCGAATACGCGTGTGGCGGCGGAGTTCAAGGTAACCGCGGACACGGTGAGGAAGTGGCGCTCGCGGTTTGCTGCCCGGCGGATGGCCGGGCTTGCGGATGAGCCGCGGCCGGGCCGACGCAAGTCGGAGCTGGTGCTCAGTGATGACGAACGGGCTCAGCTGACGCGTTGGGCGAGGCGCGCGAAGACCGCGCAGTTTTTGGCTCTGCGCGCGAGGATCGTGCTGCGGTGCGCGGAGGGCGGGACGAACAAGCAGGTGGCGGCCGAGCTCGGGGTGAGCGAGCAGTCGGTGAACCGCTGGCGGGCCCGGTTCGTCAAGCGGCGGCTGGACGGTCTGGTCGACGAGCCGCGGCCCGGCCGGCCGCCGTCCATCCTGCTCGACCAGGTCGAGGACGTGGTCGTCGCGACGCTGGAATCCGCCCCGGGCCAGGACACCCACTGGTCGCGGGCCTCCATGGCCGCCCGCACCGGGCTGTCGAAGTCCACCATCGGGCGGATCTGGAAGAAGTTCGACCTCAAGCCGCACCTGCAGGACGCCTTCAAGCTCTCCACCGACCCGCAGTTCGTCGCGAAGGTCGTCGACGTCGTCGGCCTATACCACAACCCGCCGGAGAAAGCCGTGGTGTTGTGCGTGGACGAGAAGAGCCAGATTCAGGCGCTGGACCGCTCGCAGCCGGTGCTGCCGATGATGCCGGGCATGCCCGAACGGCGCACCCACGACTACCTGCGACACGGCATCACCAGCCTGTTCGCCGCCTTCAACATCGCCGACGGCACTGTCATCGGTGAACTGCACCGCCGCCACCGGGCCGTCGAGTTCAAGAAGTTTCTGGTCACGATAGACAAGGCGGTTCCTGCCGGGCTCGATGTGCACCTGGTGTGTGACAACTACGCCACCCACAACACCCCCGAGATCAAGACCTGGCTCGGCAAGCACCCCCGCTTCCATGTCCACTTCACTCCGACCGGCTCTTCCTGGATCAACCAGGTCGAGCGGTGGTTCGGCCTGCTCACCGACAAGCTCATCCGCCGAGGCGTCCACACCTCGGTGAAGGCGCTGGAGGAGGACATCAGGGCCTGGATCGACTCATGGAACGAGAACCCCCGGCCCTTCACCTGGACCAAGACCGCCGACGAGATCCTCAAATCCCTCGCCGACTACCTCACCAAGCTCACTCCGCCAGCCACCGAAAATCAGCGAGAGACTTAA
- a CDS encoding IS630 family transposase, with protein sequence MSRGPRAVEVVLSDEERAELLRWAGGAVAPRLAERARIVLACADGKPNTRVAAEFKVTADTVRKWRSRFAARRMAGLADEPRPGRRKSELVLSDDERAQLTRWARRAKTAQFLALRARIVLRCAEGGTNKQVAAELGVSEQSVNRWRARFVKRRLDGLVDEPRPGRPPSILLDQVEDVVVATLESAPGQDTHWSRASMAARTGLSKSTIGRIWKKFDLKPHLQDAFKLSTDPQFVAKVVDVVGLYHNPPEKAVVLCVDEKSQIQALDRSQPVLPMMPGMPERRTHDYLRHGITSLFAAFNIADGTVIGELHRRHRAVEFKKFLVTIDKAVPAGLDVHLVCDNYATHNTPEIKTWLGKHPRFHVHFTPTGSSWINQVERWFGLLTDKLIRRGVHTSVKALEEDIRAWIDSWNENPRPFTWTKTADEILKSLADYLTKLTPPATENQRET encoded by the coding sequence ATGTCTCGGGGTCCTCGTGCCGTCGAAGTTGTGCTGTCCGATGAGGAGCGCGCCGAGTTGTTGCGCTGGGCGGGCGGGGCAGTGGCGCCCCGTCTCGCCGAGCGGGCACGCATCGTCTTGGCGTGTGCGGATGGGAAGCCGAATACGCGTGTGGCGGCGGAGTTCAAGGTAACCGCGGACACGGTGAGGAAGTGGCGCTCGCGGTTTGCTGCCCGGCGGATGGCCGGGCTTGCGGATGAGCCGCGGCCGGGCCGACGCAAGTCGGAGCTGGTGCTCAGTGATGACGAACGGGCTCAGCTGACGCGTTGGGCGAGGCGCGCGAAGACCGCGCAGTTTTTGGCTCTGCGCGCGAGGATCGTGCTGCGGTGCGCGGAGGGCGGGACGAACAAGCAGGTGGCGGCCGAGCTCGGGGTGAGCGAGCAGTCGGTGAACCGCTGGCGGGCCCGGTTCGTCAAGCGGCGGCTGGACGGTCTGGTCGACGAGCCGCGGCCCGGCCGGCCGCCGTCCATCCTGCTCGACCAGGTCGAGGACGTGGTCGTCGCGACGCTGGAATCCGCCCCGGGCCAGGACACCCACTGGTCGCGGGCCTCCATGGCCGCCCGCACCGGGCTGTCGAAGTCCACCATCGGGCGGATCTGGAAGAAGTTCGACCTCAAGCCGCACCTGCAGGACGCCTTCAAGCTCTCCACCGACCCGCAGTTCGTCGCGAAGGTCGTCGACGTCGTCGGCCTGTACCACAACCCGCCGGAGAAAGCCGTGGTGTTGTGCGTGGACGAGAAGAGCCAGATTCAGGCGCTGGACCGCTCGCAGCCGGTGCTGCCGATGATGCCGGGCATGCCCGAACGGCGCACCCACGACTACCTGCGACACGGCATCACCAGCCTGTTCGCCGCCTTCAACATCGCCGACGGCACTGTCATCGGTGAACTGCACCGCCGCCACCGGGCCGTCGAGTTCAAGAAGTTTCTGGTCACGATAGACAAGGCGGTTCCTGCCGGGCTCGATGTGCACCTGGTGTGTGACAACTACGCCACCCACAACACCCCCGAGATCAAGACCTGGCTCGGCAAGCACCCCCGCTTCCATGTCCACTTCACTCCGACCGGCTCTTCCTGGATCAACCAGGTCGAGCGGTGGTTCGGCCTGCTCACCGACAAGCTCATCCGCCGAGGCGTCCACACCTCGGTGAAGGCGCTGGAGGAGGACATCAGGGCCTGGATCGACTCATGGAACGAGAACCCCCGGCCCTTCACCTGGACCAAGACCGCCGACGAGATCCTCAAATCCCTCGCCGACTACCTCACCAAGCTCACTCCGCCAGCCACCGAAAATCAGCGAGAGACTTAA
- a CDS encoding ATP nucleotide 3'-pyrophosphokinase — translation MSTHHLGRAAAVLAAALALATATTGLTAYAADPSDTTGKHTTAMRSGGGARQCGDDPDGWERDGLCLNAADNRKVDAYLARARAAEPSISRDVRAAADLSQAELVGFDHRLKSPDSLKRKVATDLKEHPERNTDDVLARLSDAVRYTLQWPDGGYVTGVTIASEVLSARGSDTTKWSNTWGRAKGYKGLNTGWRAPVSRQLFEVQFHTPASKFAQEETHKLYEEQRLPSTSPERKKELQDQQDAIFAAVPVPDGAPALAPPATRVAPAA, via the coding sequence ATGAGCACGCACCACCTGGGCCGGGCGGCCGCCGTACTGGCCGCCGCTCTCGCCCTGGCCACCGCCACTACCGGGCTCACCGCGTACGCCGCCGACCCCTCCGACACGACGGGCAAGCACACCACCGCCATGCGCAGCGGTGGCGGTGCGAGGCAGTGCGGCGACGACCCGGATGGCTGGGAGCGCGACGGACTGTGCCTGAACGCCGCGGACAACCGCAAGGTCGACGCGTACCTTGCCCGTGCCCGCGCGGCGGAGCCGTCGATCAGCCGCGATGTACGGGCTGCCGCCGACCTCAGCCAGGCTGAGCTCGTCGGCTTCGACCACCGCCTGAAGTCCCCCGACTCCCTCAAGCGGAAGGTCGCCACGGACCTCAAGGAGCATCCAGAGCGCAACACCGACGACGTCCTGGCGCGCCTGAGTGACGCGGTGCGCTACACCCTCCAATGGCCCGACGGCGGCTACGTCACCGGTGTCACCATCGCCTCGGAGGTGCTGTCCGCCAGGGGCAGCGACACCACGAAGTGGTCCAACACCTGGGGCCGCGCAAAGGGCTACAAGGGACTCAACACGGGCTGGCGCGCGCCCGTTTCGCGGCAGCTGTTCGAGGTGCAGTTCCACACCCCGGCGAGCAAGTTCGCCCAGGAGGAGACGCACAAGCTGTACGAGGAACAGCGGCTGCCGTCGACCAGCCCCGAGCGCAAGAAGGAGCTGCAGGACCAGCAGGACGCGATCTTCGCCGCAGTACCCGTCCCGGACGGCGCTCCCGCCCTCGCTCCACCCGCCACTCGTGTGGCGCCAGCAGCCTGA